In Acidobacteriota bacterium, the following proteins share a genomic window:
- a CDS encoding BMP family ABC transporter substrate-binding protein, whose amino-acid sequence MPFHRFKTICTIVVVALLIPACGGGPAREDTVFTVRMVAARTIPGHWEVSAERGLDRISAELEADVARIQVDHPKNERGLLADMGRGGIDLVFCVGGFAEASVYSAAIEFPRTVYVVLPGRARADNVAGIEFVPEEAGYLAGAVAGALAADGPLGILHGSGRPWLEPLEEGYIAGFRSHRRKAKIVAGEGVDGAWQLAAAGALVSLYATDRPDPQVLAAVHDSGIRLVAADPELWRFETDTVVATVDLDVAESMVRVAREVRDGTFEGRVFSFDLGSGVLDVVLNPALAADELAVADEALGTARAEITAGLVEFDELGL is encoded by the coding sequence GTGCCTTTTCATCGATTCAAGACCATCTGCACCATCGTAGTGGTCGCGCTTCTGATTCCAGCGTGTGGAGGAGGTCCAGCACGTGAGGACACGGTCTTCACGGTGCGGATGGTCGCCGCCCGAACGATCCCCGGCCACTGGGAGGTCTCGGCGGAGCGCGGATTGGATCGCATCAGCGCCGAACTCGAAGCCGATGTCGCGAGAATCCAGGTGGATCATCCGAAGAACGAACGCGGGCTGCTGGCTGACATGGGCCGGGGCGGGATCGACCTCGTATTCTGTGTTGGCGGTTTCGCGGAGGCGTCGGTCTACTCGGCAGCGATCGAGTTCCCGAGGACGGTGTACGTGGTGCTGCCCGGTCGGGCGCGCGCCGACAACGTCGCAGGAATCGAGTTTGTTCCAGAGGAGGCCGGTTATCTTGCCGGTGCGGTGGCTGGTGCCCTTGCCGCCGACGGGCCTTTAGGGATTCTCCACGGTAGCGGCCGACCTTGGCTCGAGCCACTCGAAGAGGGTTACATTGCCGGGTTCAGGAGTCATCGGCGGAAAGCGAAGATCGTGGCGGGGGAGGGAGTTGATGGCGCCTGGCAGTTGGCCGCCGCCGGGGCCCTCGTTTCTCTGTACGCCACCGACCGGCCCGATCCACAGGTTCTGGCAGCCGTTCACGACTCCGGGATTCGCCTGGTGGCTGCGGATCCCGAACTGTGGCGATTCGAGACCGACACCGTCGTGGCGACGGTCGATCTCGACGTTGCCGAATCCATGGTGAGAGTCGCCCGCGAAGTTCGCGACGGGACCTTCGAAGGCCGGGTTTTTTCGTTCGACCTCGGTTCCGGAGTCCTCGACGTGGTGCTCAACCCGGCGCTGGCGGCAGATGAACTCGCTGTTGCAGACGAGGCTCTGGGGACAGCCCGCGCGGAGATTACAGCCGGGCTTGTCGAGTTCGATGAATTGGGCCTGTGA
- a CDS encoding BlaI/MecI/CopY family transcriptional regulator: protein MTADDLPQLTSPELEIMKVLWRSEGLSAREIHEHLGERLNWAYSTTRTTVERMVRKRLVEKRAFHGLHLYSASVSRAAGLARLVRDFASQVLESSYVPVVSLFADGGNLTDDEIRELRRLLDNQGSVDRN from the coding sequence TTGACTGCCGATGACCTGCCGCAGCTGACCTCGCCCGAGCTCGAGATCATGAAAGTCCTGTGGAGATCCGAAGGGTTGAGTGCGCGGGAGATTCACGAGCACCTGGGCGAGCGTCTGAACTGGGCCTACTCGACGACTCGCACGACCGTCGAGCGAATGGTTCGAAAAAGGCTGGTCGAGAAGCGAGCGTTTCACGGCCTTCACCTGTACTCCGCATCGGTATCTCGCGCCGCCGGCCTTGCGCGGCTGGTGCGCGATTTCGCGTCTCAGGTGCTGGAGTCGAGTTACGTGCCCGTGGTTTCCCTCTTCGCTGACGGCGGGAATCTCACCGACGACGAGATTCGAGAGCTCCGACGTTTGCTCGACAACCAAGGCAGCGTCGACAGGAATTGA
- a CDS encoding M23/M56 family metallopeptidase, giving the protein MEYALGMASSWIDLLLTQSINASVIFLVVLGAARLLRGRGPSVHVALWTLVFVRLFLPPSLAHPWSSGALIYHFLEPQAAASSFQFSASDLMDGARSGNGVVIDAAISEPRLKTLGLGIAWLVGSTVVMVFFRRRLAPFRRQLRGAGPVHDPLALDLVDRWRCRLGISRRVRIVTSPDRFTPFTLGVVRPVIFVPESIISDHGSIESVIAHEMAHVARGDALWLGLQHLVHAAFFFHPLVWIAGARLDSAREKLCDATVVAAGRISARTYVGGLLNVLQLDLQGVGAPTMTSRKRRIDLRIRSVLASAGAPRPRPAAATAVVFLIGIFVLPLGPGGAVVSGDESSPRPSGENRLASNRDVLDFENPLPGSRVTWRWGKGLDPWTKEVVFHRGIDVAAKAGTVVRAPADGVIVVATEHFEESPASGTVILIDHGDGWTTFFAHLGSLEVPEKQKVSKNDVIATVGSTGKSTGPHLHFEIRHDGEHVNPAEFVNDWK; this is encoded by the coding sequence ATGGAGTACGCCCTCGGCATGGCTTCATCGTGGATCGACCTGCTTTTGACTCAAAGCATCAATGCAAGCGTGATATTCCTCGTTGTTCTCGGTGCCGCCCGCCTTCTACGTGGACGCGGACCGTCCGTTCACGTGGCCCTGTGGACCCTCGTCTTCGTCAGACTGTTCCTGCCACCGTCCCTTGCCCACCCGTGGAGCTCCGGAGCTCTGATCTACCATTTCCTCGAACCTCAAGCGGCCGCTTCGTCTTTCCAATTTTCGGCATCCGATCTGATGGACGGAGCGAGGAGCGGAAACGGCGTGGTCATCGACGCCGCCATTTCGGAGCCGAGACTCAAGACGCTGGGCCTCGGCATCGCGTGGCTGGTCGGATCGACAGTCGTGATGGTTTTTTTCAGACGCCGCCTTGCACCCTTTCGCCGACAGCTTCGAGGAGCCGGGCCGGTGCACGATCCGCTGGCCCTCGACCTGGTCGACCGGTGGCGTTGCCGCCTGGGGATCAGCCGCCGGGTCCGAATCGTGACCTCGCCGGACCGGTTCACTCCGTTCACTCTCGGGGTGGTGCGTCCGGTGATCTTCGTGCCGGAATCGATCATTTCGGATCACGGTTCGATCGAGTCGGTCATCGCACACGAAATGGCGCATGTGGCGCGAGGGGATGCTCTGTGGCTCGGTCTGCAACACCTCGTACACGCCGCATTTTTCTTTCACCCGCTGGTCTGGATTGCTGGCGCGCGGCTCGACTCCGCGCGAGAGAAGCTGTGCGACGCTACGGTCGTCGCGGCAGGCCGCATCAGCGCTCGAACCTATGTGGGAGGCCTCCTCAACGTGCTCCAGCTCGACCTGCAGGGGGTTGGGGCGCCCACCATGACCTCGCGAAAAAGGAGGATTGACTTGCGAATAAGAAGCGTTCTGGCAAGCGCCGGCGCCCCTCGCCCGAGGCCGGCGGCAGCCACGGCAGTTGTGTTTCTGATCGGTATCTTCGTATTGCCCCTGGGGCCGGGTGGAGCGGTGGTATCAGGTGATGAGTCGTCGCCCCGACCCTCTGGCGAGAACCGGCTCGCATCGAACCGGGACGTGTTGGACTTCGAGAACCCGTTGCCCGGAAGTCGCGTCACGTGGCGATGGGGCAAGGGCCTGGATCCGTGGACCAAGGAAGTGGTTTTCCACCGAGGTATCGATGTCGCGGCCAAGGCGGGAACCGTGGTGCGCGCACCCGCCGACGGAGTGATCGTTGTCGCGACCGAACACTTCGAGGAGTCACCGGCATCGGGTACCGTGATTCTCATCGACCATGGGGACGGTTGGACCACGTTCTTCGCCCACCTCGGCTCGCTAGAGGTGCCTGAAAAACAGAAGGTCTCGAAAAACGATGTGATTGCGACGGTCGGGTCGACCGGAAAATCGACCGGCCCGCACCTCCACTTCGAAATCCGCCATGACGGGGAGCACGTCAACCCCGCCGAATTCGTCAACGATTGGAAGTGA
- the arsC gene encoding arsenate reductase (glutaredoxin) (This arsenate reductase requires both glutathione and glutaredoxin to convert arsenate to arsenite, after which the efflux transporter formed by ArsA and ArsB can extrude the arsenite from the cell, providing resistance.): MVVTVWHNPRUSKSRQAVSLLRELGVEPEIVRYLEKPPTVKELTRVLGMLGMEPRDLMREKEAEYKDLGLGDGSKNRRQLIAAMVEHPRLIERPVAISGDRAVLGRPTEKVLELI, translated from the coding sequence ATGGTAGTCACCGTTTGGCACAATCCGCGCTGAAGCAAGTCCAGGCAGGCGGTCAGCCTGCTTCGTGAACTCGGCGTTGAGCCGGAGATAGTGCGATACCTCGAGAAACCGCCCACGGTGAAAGAGTTGACACGCGTCCTCGGCATGCTCGGTATGGAGCCGCGTGACCTGATGCGAGAGAAAGAGGCCGAGTACAAGGATCTCGGTCTCGGGGACGGATCGAAGAACCGGCGGCAGCTCATCGCCGCGATGGTCGAGCATCCTCGTCTCATCGAGCGGCCGGTCGCCATCTCCGGAGACCGGGCGGTTCTCGGCCGGCCGACGGAAAAGGTACTCGAACTGATTTAG